In the genome of Coregonus clupeaformis isolate EN_2021a chromosome 1, ASM2061545v1, whole genome shotgun sequence, one region contains:
- the LOC121581361 gene encoding 6-pyruvoyl tetrahydrobiopterin synthase-like has translation MAQADARKEVAESIGYITLVRSFSTCHRLHSLTLSDEVNQKIFGKCNNPNGHGHNYKVEVTVRGKVQHHTGTVMNITDLKQHIELHPGTAEQSPPPRGHRDSTLDPPATATAQNTPDQPRRGLPPPLQTHTWRSHSPAGRAMHKL, from the exons ATGGCACAAGCCGATGCAAGAAAGGAAGTAGCGGAGAGCATTGGATACATCACACTAGTCCGGAGTTTCAGTACGTGCCACAGATTGCACAG CCTGACGTTGAGTGATGAGGTAAACCAGAAGATATTTGGGAAGTGTAACAATCCCAACGGCCATGGACACAACTACAAAG tgGAGGTGACAGTTCGGGGAAA AGTACAACACCACACAGGCACGGTGATGAACATTACAGATCTGAAGCAGCACATCGAG CTCCACCCAGGAACAGCGGAGCAATCTCCACCCCCACGAGGTCACAGAGACAGCACCCTGGACCCCCCAGCCACGGCCACAGCACAGAATACCCCAGACCAACCCAGACGAGGCCTACCTCCCCCTCTgcagacccacacctggaggagccacagcccggcagGCAGAGCCATGCacaagctgtga